A region of the Notolabrus celidotus isolate fNotCel1 unplaced genomic scaffold, fNotCel1.pri scaffold_483_arrow_ctg1, whole genome shotgun sequence genome:
GTCCTCAGGCCGTCTTCAGGCCGTCCTCAGACTGTCCTCACACTGTCCTCAGGCCGTCCTCAGGCCGTCCTCAGACTGTCCTCACGCTGTCCTCACACTGTCCTCAGGTCGTCCTCAGGCTGTCAACAGGCCGTCCTCACGCTGTCCTCAGGCCGTCCTCAGGCCTTCCTCAGACTGTCCTCACACTGTCCTCACGCTGTCCTCACACTGTCCTCAGGCCGTCCTCAGACCGTCCTGAGGCCGTCCTCAGACCGTCCTCAGACCGTCCTGAGGCCGTCCTCAGACCATCCTCACGCTGTTCTCAGGCCGTCCTCAGACCATCCTCATGCTGTTCTCAGGCCGTCCTCAGACCATCCTCACGCTGTTCTCAGGCCGTCCTCAGACCGTCCTCAGACCGTCCTCCTGGGTTCCTGCTTTGTTCTCTAATTAGAGGACAACGTgtgaggatgtttttaaaagaagaggCTGATGAACGTGATGAGTGTTCAgggggagaaaagaagaagtgagGACTGTTAGATGATGGTTCAGTCAGGACTCTGTTAGATGATGGTCCAGTGAGGACTCTGTTAGATGATGGTTCAGTGAGGACTCTGTTAGATGATGGTTCAGTCAGGACTCTGTTAGATGATGGTTCAGTGAGGACTCTGTTAGATGATGGTTCAGTCAGGACTCTGTTAGATGATGGTTCAGTCAGGACTCTGTTAGATGATAGATGGTTCAGTAAGGACTCTGTTAGATGATGGTTCAGTCAGGACTCTGTTAGATGATAGATGGTTCAGTAAGGACTCTGTTAGATGATGGTTCAGTAAGGACTCTGTTAGATGATAGATGGTTCAGTAAGGACTCTGTTAGATGATAGATGGTTCAGTAAGGACTCTGTTAGATGATAGATGGTTCAGTAAGGACTCTGTTAGATGATAGATGGTTCAGTGAGGACTCTGTTAGATGCTGGTTCAGTGAGGACTCTGTTAGATGCTGGTTCAGTGAGGACTCTGTTAGATGCTGGTTCAGTGAGGACTCTGTTAGATGATAGATGGTTCAGTGAGGACTCTGTTAGATGCTGGTTCAGTGAGGACTCTGTTAGATGATAGATGGTTCAGTGAGGACTCTGTTAGATGCTGGTTCAGTAAGGACTCTGTTAGATGCTGGTTCAGTCAGGACTCTGTTAGATGCTGGTTCAGTCAGGACTCTGTTAGATGCTGGTTCAGTAAGGACTCTGTTAGATGCTGGTTCAGTCAGGACTCTGTTAGATGCTGGTTCAGTCAGGACTCTGTTAGATGATGGTTCAGTGAGGACTCTGTTAGATGATGGTTCAGTGAGGACTCTGTTAGATGCTGGTTCAGTCAGGACTCTGTTAGATGATGGTTCAGTCAGGACTCTGTTAGATGATGGTTCAGTAAGGACTCTGTTAGATGATGGTTCAGTGAGGACTCTGTTAGATGCTGGTTCAGTCAGGACTCTGTTAGATGCTGGTTCAGTCAGGACTCTGTTAGATGATAGATGGTTCAGTCAGGACTCTGTTAGATCCTGGTTCAGTAAGGACTCTGTTAGATGATAGACtggtgtgttttctctctctctgcagtgtttctgtTATTGAGGGCAGCTGACGGTCTGTAATCTCCCTCAGGCCTGTAATCCCTGTTATCTTAAAGAAACACTGTAGTCTGACACTTCCTCTCTGTGATCAGCGGCTCAGAGAGGAAGAGCCCAGATCAAACATGATTATCAGGATGAAAAGTTCACTTTCCACAGATTAACCTCAGAGCTGCTGCGTTCagaatacaacaactgtttgATGGTGTTAAACAACGGACAGCGTCTTCAGGTTTCAGGACGTCTGTGTCGTTGTTTCTTCTTCAACGTCTGACACGTCGATCCATTTAACGTTTGTCTGATTAGAGCCGGTCTGCTCTCAGGGAACATGGAGTCCTTCTCCTGTATGTGGAACTGTTCAAACAAAGAGGTGTAACGTCCATTcagactttaaaatgtattgtggTTGGAGGGATCAAGACCAAAACAAGACCAAagaggtttagggatcaagaccaagacatttagggatcaagaccaagacatggaGGGATCAAAACCAAAACCAGACCAAAGAGGTTTAGGgctcaagaccaagacatttagggctcaagaccaagacacggagggatcaagaccaagacatggagggatcaagaccaagacatggagggatcaagaccaagacatggaGGGATCAAGACCAAAACAAGACCAAagaggtttagggatcaagaccaagacattttggGATCaaaaccaagacatttagggatcaagaccaagacatggagggatcaagaccaagacatggagggatcaagaccaagacatggagggatcaaaacaatacatttaGGGATCAAAACCAAGACATGGAGtgatcaagaccaagacatggagggatcaagaccaagacatttagggatcacgaccaagacatttagggatcaagaccaagacatggagggatcaagaccaagacatttagggatcaagaccaagacatggagtgatcaagaccaagacatggaGGGATCAAAACCAAGACATGGAGGGATCAAGAGCAAGACATGGAGGGATCAAAACCAAGACATGGAGGGATCAAGagcaagacaagaccaagacatttagggatcacgaccaagacatttagggatcaagaccaagacatggagtgatcaagaccaagacatggaGGGATCaaaaccaagacatttagggatcaggaccaagacatttagggatcaagaccaagacaagaccaagacatttagggatcacgaccaagacatttagggatcaagaccaagacaagaccaagacatttagggatcacgaccaagacatttagggatcaagaccaagacatggagtgatcaagaccaagacatggaGGGATCaaaaccaagacatttagggatcaggACCAAGACATGGAGtgatcaagaccaagacatttagggatcaaaaccaagacatttagggatcaagaccaagacatggagtgatcaagaccaagacatggagggatcaagaccaagacatttagggatcacgaccaagacatttagggatcaagaccaagacatggagtgatcaagaccaagacatggagggatcaagaccaagacatttagggatcaagaccaagacatggagtgatcaagaccaagacatggagggatcaagaccaagacctggagggatcaagaccaagacatttagggaacaagaccaagacatggagggatcaagaccaagacctggagggatcaagaccaagacatttagggaacaagaccaagacatggagggatcaagaccaagacaagaccaagatatttagggatcaagaccaagacctGGAGGGATCAAGACCAAGGCAAGACCAAGATATTTAGGGAACAAGACATGGAGGGATCAAGACCGAGACATTTAGACATTTAAAGATGACTGAATAGAGAAAGTTAATCCGGcaccttttctctgttttaaattaaaaccaGACCTGTTAGTTTTGTCTTCATGGGGCTGTAGTAAGACAGATTTCAGCTGACTAgttagatacagtgaaactgagactcattaGAGACAGATGGAGTGGTGCTCCACAGCTGCAACagagctaagctaagctaagataCTTTAGCGCCTGTTGTTGGTGTCCATCAGAGAAATCCTGGTACTGATACTAGCCAACAGAATCAAGCCCAGGCCGCCTGATGAAGGACTTTATCCTGCATACATCAGGCAACCAGTTCTCCAGTTTCCTCCCTCATCTTCAAAACAAGCTTCAGGAGATATGTGGAGCATGAAGACTGAACactgcctctctgtgtttaacaCCAATTACATCCTCAGTAACCTCTGGCACACTCGGCACATCTCTTCAACTCTTGATAATTGCGTTCATGTTGAAGCTCAGTCTGATTTGCACACAGACGCAGTAACTTTCATGTCAGAACTCGTGTTTCACATTAAATTTGCTCTAACTTTTCTCACCCTGTGAGCTGGATTTAACCTCAGGGATAAATAAACCATCTCTGTTAAAGAGCCGTCAGAGGAGTTCAAGTTTCCTGAGGACATCAGACCGAgacactgttctggttttaatgACTCCTTTTGGTTCTGGAGCTTTCTGGTGCAGGATTTATGGGAGAATACAGAGTCCACTTTACAGTCTAGTTAAAACTTACCCCACAACCGTCTGTTCAGATCACTCAGTTATATCTGCAAAATAACCCCAAGAAATACCCGTCCATCTGTTCctacagagtctcagtttcactgtaaacaggtccacagagtctcagcttcactgtaatcaggtccacagagtctcagtttcactgtaaacagttccacagagtctcagtttcactgtaatcaggtccacagagtctcagtttcactgtaaacaggtccacagagtctcagcttcactgtaaacaggtccacagagtcttccctctggcttccttcagcggtatgaacctgaaacaggaactgatgttcttgtgatgttcttgtaattaacgggtcttcagtttgctgaaataacaacatcatgatgcagattagtccaaagtccaaagtccagctttgtcaggtctgtcctcaagaggagaagaaaactacgtctacaatgtttgtttgttgaatggaggtctatgaaagaggattagagacactgatgtttctttagctctgaccttcttcacggaatgttccatttgttctcagaattctgacatcatcaaagacagaactctgacatcatcaaagacagaattctgacatcatcaaagacagaactctgacatcatcaaagacagaattctgacatcatcaaagacagaattctgacatcatcaaagacagaactctgacatcatcaaagacagaattctgacatcatcaaagacagaattctgacatcatcaaagacagaactctgacatcatcaaagacagaattctgacatcatcaaagacagaattctgacatcatcaaagacagaattctgacatcatcaaagacagaactctgacatcatcaaagaaagaattctgacatcatcaaagacagaattctgacatcatcaaagacagaactctgacatcatcaaagacagaattctgacatcatcaaagacagaattctgacatcatcaaagacagaactctgacatcatcaaagacagaattctgacatcatcaaagacagaattctgacatcatcaaagacagaactctgacatcatcaaagacagaattctgacatcatcaaagacagaattctggaattttgtcttcctctcccctcctcctttcctctcctttctttcctatccttttttattcccttctctcctttctttctttcctctcctttttttctatcctctcctttttttctttcctcctctcctttcttcttcatagtcagaattctagaacacctgctgttgctctccatacagactgttcttcctgttgacacctgattggtggatactcctcagactacagacagagaccagaacccttctcagactaaaacccagaccctgagatccagattcaacatgtctctgaatcagaatctgtaattacaggttagttgtagctgaaagtaaaaagctttgtcaggtctgtcctcaagaggagaagaaaactacgtctacaatgtttgtttgttgaatggaggtgggattcatcatttctgatgctgcgttcagggaagtcaggaaatctaaacgctgattgtctttagtgacacagcatcaagcagattagtgtctcagtgtaaatgtttgatgtagaacagattgttagctgctcttcatgcagagatctgtttatagagagtctgttgttttcttccctctctgATGGGATTTCATGTCCTGGGAGTCAGCTGTGTGAACTCGCAGCAGAGAGCATCATGGGACGAGTTAACAACAGAATGTACTTTCCAACCTGTTTAACATATTCACCACATCCTATGACTCTCAGACCAACTGGAGCTGAAGCTAacgcagagaggagcagagcggGGTGATCAGAGAGCAGATGTTAATGGACAGACGATGGTGGATGTACAGAGTTATCTGACTCTCCTCCTGGCTGCAGACCggcgcctgctgctgctgctgctgctgctcaaacATTTGGAGATGTCAGTGAAATCTATAATTATGATGAGAACGCCCCCGACGAGCTGCTGACGGCTTCCTACACAAACACTCTTTAACATTATTCATCCACTGAGCTCTCCGTCATCCTCAGACGCCATGGCAACAGAACAAAGAGCGTCACAGGTCGCAGACGGTGTAGTCCCTGCAGATGTTTAAAGGGTGTAAAGATGGACCGCGTGCCTTCATCTGTACCAGAGTGAAGCCAAATTACTAGAGTTAAAACTTGAGGATTTATTTCCTCCTCTGAATACTTGAGGTATATATTTTGGAAGTTCCATTCATGTTCTCCTTCAAAACGGTggaaacatccacaccggtgccgccatttttactctctcgtacctcttttcgaccaacgtggACCGGGTTGTATTTCGCGAACCAACACGGCGCCCGTTTGTTTgaggcacgtcatgacatcagatttacttgaccacttttcccagcagctctagcgcgaactttccctcgtgacaacaacgatggcggacaacggcagctcgtctcctcggccgaccaaaatcataataatattaataactgaTATTTCTACAGCGCTGCACAGGGTCAGggagggggtctggggggtaggtggggatatctaacggggaaaggccttgaggtaAAGGTGCGTcttgactgctttcttaaaagtgtccagggttggggcgctgaggatgtcgggagggagagagttccacagagtgggggccGCCACACTGAAGGCTGTGTCCCCGAAGGTCCACAGCTTAgaccgggggatggagaggagacccaggtccgtaGACCTTAGGTTCCAGggtggagtgtgttggtggaggaggtcggccaggtattggggggggcGAGGGcgtgcagggatttgtaggtgaggaggaggagcttatagatCAAATGagatgagatcaaagcaatagaatgagatcaaagcaatagaatgagatcgaagcaatagaatgagatcaaagcaatagaatgagatcaaagcaatagaatgtgatcaaagcaatagaatgagatcaaagcaatagaatgagatcaaagcaatagaatgagatcaaagcaatagaatgtgatcaaagcaatagaatgagatcaaagcaatagaatgagatcaaagcaatagaatgtgatcaaagcaatagaatgtgatcaaagcaatagaatgagatcaaagcaatagaatgagatcaaagcaatagaatgtgatcaaagcactagaatgtgatcaaagcaatagaatgtgatcaaagcaatagaatgagatcgaagcaaaagaatgagatcaaagcaaaagaatgagatcaaagcaatagaatgagatcaaaacaaaagaatgtgatcaaagcaatagaatgagatcaaagcactagaatgtgatcaaagcaatagaatgtgatcaaagcaatagaatgagatcaaagcaatagaatgagatcaaagcaatagaatgtgatcaaagcactagaatgtgatcaaagcaatagaatgtgatcaaagcaatacaATGAGATcgaagcaatagaatgagatcaaagcaatagaatgagatcaaagcaaaagattgagatcaaagcaatagaatgagatcaaagcaatagaatgagatcaaagcaatagaatgtgatcaaagcactagaatgtgatcaaagcaatagaatgagatcaaagcaaaagaatgagatcaaagcaatagaatgtgatcaaagcactagaatgtgatcaaagcactagaatgtgatcaaagcaatagaatgagatcaaagcaatagaatgagatcaaagcaaaagattgagatcaaagcaatagaatgagatcaaagcaatagaatgagatcaaagcaatagaatgtgatcaaagcaatagaatgtgatcaaagcaatagaatgagatcaaagcaaaagaatgagatcaaagcaatagaatgtgatcaaagcaatagaatgtgatcaaagcaatagaatgagatcaaagcaatagaatgtgatcaaagcactagaatgtgatcaaagcaatagaatgagatcaatcCAATAAAGTTAAATAGAAAGGATACAGGTAGagacaatacaaaaataaaaggcttcttaataagtgaatgaaaacaactttttagctgtttatcagaaaaataaataaaagtagaatATTCCCATTATTGGATGATTATTTATCGGACTCATTTTGCgtccttacttttttttttttacgattTTTAGAATTTCggaaaaatgtgacattttgaaaTGAAGTGCAAAAATTAATCAAATTGATCCCTGAAGTCCGACCTGAAACCCGAACAATCAGTTAAAGTAGAACAGAAGGAAAATGACGACATTAAAATGAATGGCTATTAACCATGGAATAGATCGAGATAGAGCACGTAGCCACACGCCGACACACGCCGACACACGCCGACACACGCCGACACACGCCGACACACGCCGACACACGCCGACATACGCCGACACACGCCGACACACGTAGCCACACGCCGACACACGCCGACACACGCCGACAAACGTAGCCACACGCCGACACACGCCGACACACGCCGACACACGTAGCCACACGCCGACACACGCCGACAAACGTAGCCACACGCCGACACACGCCGACACACGTAGCCACACGCCGACACACGCCGACACACGCCGACACACGTAGCCACACGCCGACACACGCCGACAAACGTAGCCACACGCCGACACACGTAGCCACACGCCGACACACGTAGCCACACGCCGACACACGCCGACACACGCCGACACACGCCGACACACGCCGACACACGTAGCCACACGCCGACACACGCCGACACACGCCGACACACGTAGCCACACGCCGCCACACGCCAACACGCGCCGACACACGCCGACACACGTAGCCACACGCCGACACACGCCAACACATGCCGACACACGCCGACACATGCCGACACACGCTGACACACGCCGACACACGCTGCTCCGCCCTCGGTCCTTTCATGGTTACGATTCTGAAACTCTGAGCTGCTCTCATTTCGGAACGAGGCGCTCGTCATCGGCTCAGAGAGGTGCGGACGCCTCCAGTGAGGGGCGACCCACTTTAAAGAGTGTCTGACATGAATGAAGGCCGGagcgtgtgtgggtgtgtgtgtgtgtgtgtgtgtgtgtgtgtgtgtgtgtgtgtgtgtgtgtgaatggccTCTAGGTTGACGGTCGTTAAAGAGAGCGTCGGCCTGCAGCGTCCACTCCGCTCATTAAAACAATGGTTCACAGACGTCCTCTGGTTCCTGTCCTCGTCTGGAGATCTGAGAGAAGACTTTAGAACAGTTTCAGGTCCCTCTTTGAAACTCTGTGAGTGACTCTGTGTTCTTCATTTGTTCTACTTCCTGCTCTCTGGGACTCTAAATGGACCATCATTCACTAAATGAACATCAAGCTGTGATGAAGAACAAACTAGAGACTGAGaacaaaaactcatcagtgtttactgagggaacaaATCAGCTCAGGAGGAACATTTACTACAGACTGATCTACAACCAGaggaggcgccccctgctggacattacacttagaatgagatcaaagcaacagAATTAGATCAAAGCAAtggaatgtgatcaaagcaataatATGAGATCAAAGCGGTAGAATTAGATCAAAGCAAtggaatgagatcaaagcaatagaatgagatcaaagcaatagaatgagatcaaagcaatagaatgtgaccaaagcaatagaatgagatcaaagcaatataaTAGGATCTAAGCAATAGaaagagatcaaagcaatagaatgtgatcaaagcaatagaattagatcaaagcaacagaatgagatcaaatcaatagaatgtgatcaaagcaagatcaaagcaatagaatctgatcaaagcaatataataagatcaaagcaatagaatgagatcgaagcaagatcaaagcaatagaatctgatcaaagcaatataataagatcaaagcaatagaatgagatcgaAGCAATAGAATTAGATCAAACCAATAAAGTTAAATAGAAAGGATAGAGGTAGAAACAAtacaaaagtaacattttacaaCTGTtaagtcgccccctgctggttgtGAGGAAAAGTCTCAGGTTTAAGACACTTGTTGTATACCTTTAACTCTCAGTCTAGAGTTAAGTGTGTTGGCGTGTGAGAT
Encoded here:
- the LOC117809856 gene encoding keratin-associated protein 10-8-like, with the translated sequence MTSASFRNESSSEFQNRNHERTEGGAACVGVCQRVSACVGVCRHVLACVGVWLRVSACVGACWRVAACGYVCRRVSACVGVWLRVSACVGVCRRVSACVGVWLRVSACGYVCRRVATFVGVCRRVATCVGVCRRVSACGYVCRRVSACGYVCRRVSACGYVCRRVSACVGVWLRLSACVGVCRRVATCVGVCRRMSACVGVCRRVSACVGVCRRVSACGYVLYLDLFHG